In the genome of bacterium, the window GATGAGCCGGCCATCTGGGCCGAAAGTTTTTTCTTTTCCGGCGGCTCCGTCAAAACGGTCAGCACCCCCGCAACGATGGCCGAGATCAGCGCCGCGATGGGGCGGAATACGGCCATCACCGGTCCCATCAGCGCATAGGTCAACAGGATGGATTCAGCGCCGGTTTCCGGCCCCGAAATCAAAAAGGCCATCACCGAGCCTTTTGTCGCGCCCTGCCGGTGAAGGCCGGTCGCGACCGGAACGACCGAGCACGAGCACAGCGGAAGCGGCGCGCCGAAGAGGGCACCCGACACGACGGAGCGGTAGCCGCCGCCGCCCATGAAGCGGGCGACGGTTCGTGCGGGGACGAGCCAGGCCAGAACGCCCGCCAGGAAAAATCCCAGGAGGAGGTAAAGGGAGCTGTCGAGGAACATCTTCAGAGTTTCACGGCCGATGCCGATGAAAACGTCCATGGAGATTCCATTCATGCTGGAAAGGGCGGCAGGGACGAAGTTCAGCATTATTTTAGGACTTATGTGTATTCAGGACAACCGAGGTGCTATCGGAGCGAGAGGCCGGAGCGGCGGCGGAGTTTTTGGTGCCTTTCGTAGCGGGCGACCGGGGGCTGGTCTTTGAGCGGACTAGGCGTGCCGCTCAGTCCCCGCTGGTGGACATCGTCCTGGAGCGATTGGAAACCGAGGCGGGGAAGGGCCTTCCCGATGAATCGCTCGATGTTCCTGATGAGGGAAATCTCCCCCGAGGACATCAGCGAGTAGGCGAAGCCCACCTTTCCGGCCCGCGCCGTTCGCCCGGCGCGGTGGATGTAGTCCTCCGGGTATTCGGGGACATCGTAATTGATGACGTGGGAGATGCCCGATACGTCAATGCCGCGGGAGGCGATGTCGGTGGCGACCAGAACGCGGTGGTGGCCTTCCCGGAAGCCGGAGAGGGCTTTTTCGCGCTGGCGCTGGCTCCGGTCCGAGTGAATCCGTGCCACGGAAATGTCCCGCGTCTCGAGGAAGTCGCAGAGCTGATCCGCGCCGTATTTGGTGCGGGAGAAGATGAGGACGGAGGTGGCCTCGGCCTGATCGAGGATGGCCATGACGGCCCGCTGTTTGTTCTGCCCCAGGAGAGGCAGCACGGCGTGGTGGATGCCCTCGGCCGGGGTGGCGGGAGGAGCGACGGTTATCTGCTCGGGGTCGTGCAGCGCCCGCTTCGAGAGGCTCTCGATGGATGTCGGGATGGTCGCCGAAAAGA includes:
- a CDS encoding DEAD/DEAH box helicase, which produces EPTPIQITAIPIALKGRDIVGCAQTGTGKTAAFALPTLQRLKNGSGTRALVLTPTRELAVQVGESFRQLGKHLALRTAIIYGGGDYEPQTRALVENVDIVVATPGRLIDHMNRKTANFSKLEILILDEADRMLDMGFAEEINEILKRVPKKRQTMLFSATIPTSIESLSKRALHDPEQITVAPPATPAEGIHHAVLPLLGQNKQRAVMAILDQAEATSVLIFSRTKYGADQLCDFLETRDISVARIHSDRSQRQREKALSGFREGHHRVLVATDIASRGIDVSGISHVINYDVPEYPEDYIHRAGRTARAGKVGFAYSLMSSGEISLIRNIERFIGKALPRLGFQSLQDDVHQRGLSGTPSPLKDQPPVARYERHQKLRRRSGLSLR